One Etheostoma cragini isolate CJK2018 chromosome 6, CSU_Ecrag_1.0, whole genome shotgun sequence DNA window includes the following coding sequences:
- the phactr4b gene encoding phosphatase and actin regulator 4B isoform X4 — protein MGQSLRVQTLAQDPQQHINGDDDAEQHHSTMVEEGGSTGDSTPPPKRKGKFSTLGKIFKPWKWRKKKSSDNFKETSEELERKMSTRRTRQELIDQGLLKEVPDNDADTQNLKQHYVKNGHTLPVSAGVGGGGGGGGVVSGGKSPCNQGKLPLESDFRMNQAWHAQPDDRKGRSPSDGDRRGAPGSKGTGLHEDVRKGGGMGSRAHVEGEWKPNLVWQGQIHGQMEEGRRGGRLHPEDGQKRPGLQKAPSEDCRRSRPAEADWKPTLPRHASAEEGRARRESDSHFVPDPEALRDALRDTLREPLPPKQSVMPPKWLMTSTPEPGSKGPPRTPSNHPTTQYCSPSTASGVAPKPVRSISSAGAPSQQSTCVAPTSTSHGTKQPPLPPPKPVNRGNATMLVSALQGGENAQLPLYWSCWKRECDYDVYLSLPVYLCRRAGGLRSGDFSQATGGASLVPAKPSPPMPPKRTTPVTKRNTEDSSHPIIPSPLSLEDHSNLMGFQLPPPPPSPPLPTHIPPSPPRQHIHAHHLHHQHSYPHPLPQPIPMLFDPPSPTNESPQRPAPVPLHIMIQRALSSPGPAQPHPDGSQRAHTLLFETPLDYQGGRPLPVSIQPLKLSEDDYSEEEEEEEEDDEEEEEYDGEIPQPELEPRSRRCLIGDTGVCVIPGGNGSEEEEDEVEEDEEGEHDMRGEDSDSDGPVLYKEEDSDEDEEDEPPLSALASRVKRKDTLALKLSSRPCAPERDRFAQDRSNREDQPPGQTGLTWQSREQWEAIRTQIGTALTRRLSQRPTAEELEQRNILQPRNQADRQAEVREIKRRLTRKLSQRPTVAELQARKILRFHEYVEVTDAQDYDRRAEKPWTKLTPADKAAIRKELNDYKSTEMEVHEESRIYTRFHRP, from the exons ATGGGACAGAGCCTCCGTGTGCAGACCTTAGCTCAGGACCCACAACAACACATCAATGGCG atgATGACGCCGAGCAGCACCACAGCACTATGGTGGAAGAGGGTGGCAGCACGGGGGACAGCACTCCTCCCCCAAAGCGTAAGGGCAAGTTCTCCACCCTTGGCAAGATCTTCAAGCCCTGGAAGTGGCGGAAGAAGAAAAGCAGCGACAATTTCAAGGAAACTTCAGAAG AACTGGAGAGAAAGATGTCGACGAGGCGTACACGGCAGGAGCTCATAGACCAGGGGCTGCTGAAGGAGGTCCCGGACAACG ATGCAGATACACAAAACCTGAAGCAGCACTACGTGAAGAACGGCCACACCCTGCCTGTGAGCGCTGGAgtaggaggaggtggaggaggtggaggagtcGTCAGTGGTGGCAAAAGTCCATGCAACCAGGGCAAACTCCCCTTAGAGTCAGACTTTAGGATGAACCAGGCCTGGCACGCCCAGCCAGACGACCGCAAAGGCCGATCTCCTTCAGACGGAGACCGGCGGGGAGCTCCAGGCTCCAAGGGTACGGGACTGCATGAAGATGTGCGGAAAGGGGGAGGGATGGGCTCGCGTGCACATGTTGAGGGCGAGTGGAAGCCCAACCTGGTCTGGCAGGGCCAGATTCATGGCCAGATGGAGGAGGGCAGACGTGGGGGTAGACTTCACCCTGAGGACGGGCAGAAGAGGCCCGGGCTGCAGAAGGCCCCATCGGAGGACTGCAGAAGGAGTCGACCTGCGGAAGCGGACTGGAAACCCACACTCCCTCGACATGCATCTGCTGAGGAAGGAAGGGCCCGCAGAG AGTCTGACAGCCATTTTGTCCCTGACCCGGAAGCCCTGCGAGACGCCCTGCGGGACACCCTGCGTGAACCTCTGCCACCGAAACAGTCTGTCATGCCTCCAAAATGGCTGATGACCTCCACCCCTGAACCCGGCAGCAAGGGTCCACCTCGAACACCATCCAACCACCCCACGACCCAGTACTGCTCTCCCTCCACTGCCTCTGGTGTGGCGCCCAAGCCTGTTCGGTCCATCTCATCTGCCGGCGCGCCCTCTCAGCAGTCTACATGTGTAGCCCCGACCTCCACCTCTCATGGCACCAAGCAGCCCCCTCTGCCCCCACCCAAGCCTGTGAACAGGGGCAACGCCACCATGCTGG TCTCCGCCCTGCAGGGGGGAGAGAACGCTCAGCTTCCGCTCTACTGGTCCTGCTGGAAGCGAGAGTGCGACTACGACGTCTACCTGTCCCTGCCCGTCTACCTGTGCCGACGGGCCGGAGGCCTGCGCTCAG GTGACTTTAGCCAAGCCACTGGAGGTGCCAGTCTTGTGCCAGCGAAGCCCTCTCCACCTATGCCTCCTAAGAGGACCACCCCCGTCACCAAACGCAACACAGAGGACTCGAGCCATCCCATCATCCCCTCGCCTCTTTCCCTGGAGGACCACAGCAACCTCATGGGCTTTCAGCtgcctccccctcccccctcccctcccctgcCAACACACATACCACCTTCTCCTCCCCGCCAACACATACATgcccaccacctccaccatcaGCACTCCTACCCCCACCCACTGCCTCAACCCATACCCATGCTGTTTGACCCACCAAGCCCGACCAATGAGTCTCCTCAGCGCCCGGCTCCCGTCCCGCTGCATATCATGATCCAGCGAGCCCTGTCCAGTCCCGGCCCGGCTCAGCCGCATCCAGACGGGTcacagcgtgcacacacactgctattTGAAACCCCTCTGGACTACCAAGGTGGTCGTCCACTTCCTGTCAGCATCCAACCACTAAAACT ATCTGAAGATGACTACTccgaggaggaagaagaagaggaggaagatgacgaggaagaggaggagtacGATGGGGAGATCCCCCAGCCAGAGCTGGAGCCACGGAGTCGCAGATGCCTGATCGGAGACACCGGTGTTTGCGTCATCCCCGGTGGAAACGGcagtgaagaggaggaagacgaggtagaagaggatgaggaaggaGAGCATGACATGCGGGGGGAGGACAGCGACTCAGACGGTCCTGTGCTTTATAAAGAGGAAGACTccgatgaagatgaagaagacgAGCCCCCACTAA GTGCCCTGGCCAGCAGGGTCAAGAGGAAGGACACCTTGGCTCTGAAGCTGAGCAGCCGTCCCTGTGCCCCTGAGAGGGACAGGTTTGCCCAGGACAGGAGCAACAGAGAGGACCAGCCTCCAGGACAGACCGGCCTCACCTGGCAGAGCAGGGAGCAGTGGGAGGCCATCCGCACACAGATCGGCACTGCACTCACAAG GCGACTTAGCCAGAGACCCACTGCTGAAGAGCTCGAGCAAAGAAACATCCTTCAGC cCAGGAATCAGGCTGACAGGCAAGCTGAGGTTAGAGAGATTAAGCGGCGGCTGACCAGGAAG CTGAGTCAAAGACCCACAGTTGCAGAACTGCAGGCAAGAAAAATCCTGCGGTTCCACGAGTACGTGGAAGTCACAGATGCTCAAGACTACGATCGGAGAGCAGAAAAGCCGTGGACCAAGCTGACACCTGCTGACAAG GCGGCCATCCGGAAGGAGCTCAACGATTATAAGAGCACTGAAATGGAGGTCCATGAAGAGAGTAGAATCTACACAAG gttCCATCGGCCTTAG
- the phactr4b gene encoding phosphatase and actin regulator 4B isoform X6 → MENRDDDAEQHHSTMVEEGGSTGDSTPPPKRKGKFSTLGKIFKPWKWRKKKSSDNFKETSEELERKMSTRRTRQELIDQGLLKEVPDNDADTQNLKQHYVKNGHTLPVSAGVGGGGGGGGVVSGGKSPCNQGKLPLESDFRMNQAWHAQPDDRKGRSPSDGDRRGAPGSKGTGLHEDVRKGGGMGSRAHVEGEWKPNLVWQGQIHGQMEEGRRGGRLHPEDGQKRPGLQKAPSEDCRRSRPAEADWKPTLPRHASAEEGRARRESDSHFVPDPEALRDALRDTLREPLPPKQSVMPPKWLMTSTPEPGSKGPPRTPSNHPTTQYCSPSTASGVAPKPVRSISSAGAPSQQSTCVAPTSTSHGTKQPPLPPPKPVNRGNATMLGDFSQATGGASLVPAKPSPPMPPKRTTPVTKRNTEDSSHPIIPSPLSLEDHSNLMGFQLPPPPPSPPLPTHIPPSPPRQHIHAHHLHHQHSYPHPLPQPIPMLFDPPSPTNESPQRPAPVPLHIMIQRALSSPGPAQPHPDGSQRAHTLLFETPLDYQGGRPLPVSIQPLKLSEDDYSEEEEEEEEDDEEEEEYDGEIPQPELEPRSRRCLIGDTGVCVIPGGNGSEEEEDEVEEDEEGEHDMRGEDSDSDGPVLYKEEDSDEDEEDEPPLSALASRVKRKDTLALKLSSRPCAPERDRFAQDRSNREDQPPGQTGLTWQSREQWEAIRTQIGTALTRRLSQRPTAEELEQRNILQPRNQADRQAEVREIKRRLTRKLSQRPTVAELQARKILRFHEYVEVTDAQDYDRRAEKPWTKLTPADKAAIRKELNDYKSTEMEVHEESRIYTRFHRP, encoded by the exons atgATGACGCCGAGCAGCACCACAGCACTATGGTGGAAGAGGGTGGCAGCACGGGGGACAGCACTCCTCCCCCAAAGCGTAAGGGCAAGTTCTCCACCCTTGGCAAGATCTTCAAGCCCTGGAAGTGGCGGAAGAAGAAAAGCAGCGACAATTTCAAGGAAACTTCAGAAG AACTGGAGAGAAAGATGTCGACGAGGCGTACACGGCAGGAGCTCATAGACCAGGGGCTGCTGAAGGAGGTCCCGGACAACG ATGCAGATACACAAAACCTGAAGCAGCACTACGTGAAGAACGGCCACACCCTGCCTGTGAGCGCTGGAgtaggaggaggtggaggaggtggaggagtcGTCAGTGGTGGCAAAAGTCCATGCAACCAGGGCAAACTCCCCTTAGAGTCAGACTTTAGGATGAACCAGGCCTGGCACGCCCAGCCAGACGACCGCAAAGGCCGATCTCCTTCAGACGGAGACCGGCGGGGAGCTCCAGGCTCCAAGGGTACGGGACTGCATGAAGATGTGCGGAAAGGGGGAGGGATGGGCTCGCGTGCACATGTTGAGGGCGAGTGGAAGCCCAACCTGGTCTGGCAGGGCCAGATTCATGGCCAGATGGAGGAGGGCAGACGTGGGGGTAGACTTCACCCTGAGGACGGGCAGAAGAGGCCCGGGCTGCAGAAGGCCCCATCGGAGGACTGCAGAAGGAGTCGACCTGCGGAAGCGGACTGGAAACCCACACTCCCTCGACATGCATCTGCTGAGGAAGGAAGGGCCCGCAGAG AGTCTGACAGCCATTTTGTCCCTGACCCGGAAGCCCTGCGAGACGCCCTGCGGGACACCCTGCGTGAACCTCTGCCACCGAAACAGTCTGTCATGCCTCCAAAATGGCTGATGACCTCCACCCCTGAACCCGGCAGCAAGGGTCCACCTCGAACACCATCCAACCACCCCACGACCCAGTACTGCTCTCCCTCCACTGCCTCTGGTGTGGCGCCCAAGCCTGTTCGGTCCATCTCATCTGCCGGCGCGCCCTCTCAGCAGTCTACATGTGTAGCCCCGACCTCCACCTCTCATGGCACCAAGCAGCCCCCTCTGCCCCCACCCAAGCCTGTGAACAGGGGCAACGCCACCATGCTGG GTGACTTTAGCCAAGCCACTGGAGGTGCCAGTCTTGTGCCAGCGAAGCCCTCTCCACCTATGCCTCCTAAGAGGACCACCCCCGTCACCAAACGCAACACAGAGGACTCGAGCCATCCCATCATCCCCTCGCCTCTTTCCCTGGAGGACCACAGCAACCTCATGGGCTTTCAGCtgcctccccctcccccctcccctcccctgcCAACACACATACCACCTTCTCCTCCCCGCCAACACATACATgcccaccacctccaccatcaGCACTCCTACCCCCACCCACTGCCTCAACCCATACCCATGCTGTTTGACCCACCAAGCCCGACCAATGAGTCTCCTCAGCGCCCGGCTCCCGTCCCGCTGCATATCATGATCCAGCGAGCCCTGTCCAGTCCCGGCCCGGCTCAGCCGCATCCAGACGGGTcacagcgtgcacacacactgctattTGAAACCCCTCTGGACTACCAAGGTGGTCGTCCACTTCCTGTCAGCATCCAACCACTAAAACT ATCTGAAGATGACTACTccgaggaggaagaagaagaggaggaagatgacgaggaagaggaggagtacGATGGGGAGATCCCCCAGCCAGAGCTGGAGCCACGGAGTCGCAGATGCCTGATCGGAGACACCGGTGTTTGCGTCATCCCCGGTGGAAACGGcagtgaagaggaggaagacgaggtagaagaggatgaggaaggaGAGCATGACATGCGGGGGGAGGACAGCGACTCAGACGGTCCTGTGCTTTATAAAGAGGAAGACTccgatgaagatgaagaagacgAGCCCCCACTAA GTGCCCTGGCCAGCAGGGTCAAGAGGAAGGACACCTTGGCTCTGAAGCTGAGCAGCCGTCCCTGTGCCCCTGAGAGGGACAGGTTTGCCCAGGACAGGAGCAACAGAGAGGACCAGCCTCCAGGACAGACCGGCCTCACCTGGCAGAGCAGGGAGCAGTGGGAGGCCATCCGCACACAGATCGGCACTGCACTCACAAG GCGACTTAGCCAGAGACCCACTGCTGAAGAGCTCGAGCAAAGAAACATCCTTCAGC cCAGGAATCAGGCTGACAGGCAAGCTGAGGTTAGAGAGATTAAGCGGCGGCTGACCAGGAAG CTGAGTCAAAGACCCACAGTTGCAGAACTGCAGGCAAGAAAAATCCTGCGGTTCCACGAGTACGTGGAAGTCACAGATGCTCAAGACTACGATCGGAGAGCAGAAAAGCCGTGGACCAAGCTGACACCTGCTGACAAG GCGGCCATCCGGAAGGAGCTCAACGATTATAAGAGCACTGAAATGGAGGTCCATGAAGAGAGTAGAATCTACACAAG gttCCATCGGCCTTAG